A genomic region of Photobacterium swingsii contains the following coding sequences:
- the tssE gene encoding type VI secretion system baseplate subunit TssE has product MSLLTKMKGEWRNDVDSVRDAIIDNLSSLLSSRAPIWETQWIPTESQESIATFGMANAMRAQNRSNSTVVLHEIKHLIEVFEPRLKHLDIELDEASIDTNKLKFRIEGTVTTDFGEDIVVFDSSLDFTTSSLDVRKTNLV; this is encoded by the coding sequence ATGAGTTTGTTAACCAAAATGAAAGGCGAATGGCGAAATGATGTTGATAGTGTGCGCGATGCCATTATCGATAACTTGTCATCTCTATTGTCGTCACGTGCACCAATTTGGGAGACGCAGTGGATACCAACAGAGAGTCAGGAGTCTATTGCGACCTTTGGTATGGCGAATGCAATGCGTGCGCAAAATCGATCAAATAGCACTGTCGTTTTGCATGAAATAAAGCACTTAATTGAGGTATTTGAACCGCGTTTAAAACATCTTGATATCGAGTTAGATGAAGCGTCAATTGATACCAATAAGCTTAAATTTCGGATCGAAGGTACGGTTACCACAGATTTTGGTGAAGACATCGTTGTTTTTGATTCTAGTTTAGATTTTACCACCAGTAGTTTAGATGTAAGGAAGACCAACCTTGTCTGA
- a CDS encoding type VI secretion system contractile sheath domain-containing protein, with amino-acid sequence MTTSNPTSSASILQDVGLWRMLLDNAKQQNLTGFKALLSNVICQIDGLLSEQLSAVIQDPAFKQLESSWTNVQNLTCLPVSTRRVKIKLIDVSWPELSADLNQSFDLSHSALYKKVYANELNTAGGQPFGLLVADRLIQFDLDEEANFDDLYTLQLLAELGERSLCPVALGLNQYFFGDDPARLIHDQSRIKRILTSLDFQSWQLLRQRGSSRFLNIVLPEYRLRSAYQSYPAGFVFNETPSEKAVLWGNAAYLLAANVIREFDRISWFGFLRAYDESGNYGAIIHTPANDASNREPLSIDTRINIYSEHDSFWSEQGFVPITSVYLSDQKGFFSNQSVWQPTDETSRVNGMLQTNLMACRFAHYIKAQIRDRIGSFDSAATCERDLEHWLQNYISGVDYGDESIMARYPLKQASVTFTQDSFDTTKYRCQIHLQPQYQYEMLDTHIVLLTDVSARKLGEANE; translated from the coding sequence AAAACCTAACGGGGTTTAAGGCTCTGTTAAGTAATGTGATTTGTCAGATAGATGGGTTATTGAGCGAACAACTCTCCGCAGTTATTCAAGATCCAGCATTTAAGCAGCTCGAATCGAGCTGGACCAATGTACAAAACCTGACTTGTCTGCCGGTTTCTACTCGTCGTGTCAAAATTAAACTTATCGATGTGAGTTGGCCTGAGCTTTCAGCAGACCTCAATCAGTCTTTTGATCTGTCACATAGTGCGCTTTACAAAAAAGTTTACGCAAATGAATTGAATACAGCTGGTGGACAGCCGTTTGGCCTGTTAGTCGCCGATCGTTTGATTCAGTTTGATTTAGATGAAGAAGCTAACTTTGACGATTTATATACCCTTCAGTTATTGGCTGAGTTAGGTGAGCGTTCATTATGCCCAGTTGCATTAGGTTTGAATCAATACTTTTTTGGTGATGATCCTGCACGTTTGATTCACGATCAGTCTAGGATCAAACGTATTTTGACCAGCTTGGATTTTCAGAGTTGGCAATTGCTACGCCAACGTGGTTCGAGCCGTTTTCTTAACATTGTCTTGCCTGAATATCGATTACGTTCGGCATATCAATCGTATCCAGCGGGCTTTGTTTTTAATGAAACGCCAAGTGAAAAAGCCGTGCTTTGGGGCAATGCGGCCTACTTGTTGGCAGCCAATGTTATTCGGGAATTTGATCGTATCAGTTGGTTTGGTTTTTTACGTGCTTATGACGAATCAGGGAACTACGGGGCCATTATCCATACGCCCGCGAATGACGCGTCAAATCGAGAGCCTTTATCGATAGATACACGGATAAACATTTACAGCGAACATGATAGCTTTTGGTCAGAGCAAGGTTTTGTGCCTATCACAAGCGTCTATTTAAGTGACCAAAAAGGCTTTTTTAGCAATCAATCGGTATGGCAACCAACGGATGAAACAAGCCGTGTCAACGGTATGCTGCAAACTAACTTGATGGCCTGTCGTTTTGCCCATTATATCAAAGCACAGATCCGCGATCGTATTGGTAGTTTTGATAGTGCTGCCACGTGTGAACGTGACTTAGAGCATTGGCTTCAGAATTACATCAGTGGTGTGGATTATGGTGATGAGTCCATTATGGCTCGATACCCATTAAAACAAGCGAGTGTGACATTTACGCAAGACAGTTTTGATACCACCAAATACCGTTGTCAAATCCATCTTCAGCCACAGTATCAATATGAAATGTTGGACACCCACATTGTTCTGCTGACGGATGTTTCAGCACGTAAGTTAGGGGAGGCAAACGAATGA